A genomic region of Methanobacterium sp. SMA-27 contains the following coding sequences:
- a CDS encoding PRC-barrel domain-containing protein: protein MVVEERKLIKGEEKVWSEIKGYQVATNNARILGELEELVINGKTGKITDVVIKVEKGRNVHIKGAKKKGENLLVPFGKVEKVGEFIIISE, encoded by the coding sequence ATGGTTGTTGAAGAGAGAAAACTTATAAAAGGGGAAGAAAAAGTCTGGAGCGAGATCAAGGGATACCAAGTAGCAACAAATAATGCTAGAATTCTAGGAGAACTTGAAGAATTGGTAATCAACGGTAAAACTGGAAAGATAACTGATGTTGTTATTAAAGTTGAAAAAGGCAGAAATGTACATATCAAAGGTGCCAAGAAGAAAGGAGAGAATTTATTAGTTCCGTTCGGTAAAGTAGAGAAAGTGGGCGAATTCATAATAATCTCAGAATAA